In Nicotiana tabacum cultivar K326 chromosome 21, ASM71507v2, whole genome shotgun sequence, one DNA window encodes the following:
- the LOC142175120 gene encoding uncharacterized protein LOC142175120: MKAQALVDQLAKNPVDDEYQPLSTYFLDEEVNSVKVTSEDTNTWKMFFNGAVNVKDVGIGAILISPTGQHYPSIARLQFFCTTNTIEYEACIMGMNMAIDQVVEELLIMGDSDLIIRQAHGEWETQDVKLILYRKHVEDLSKRFKSFEFRYIPHFHNELADALATLALMFPHVMREIYEQFKITHRNSTPYRTKTNGAIDATNKNNKKILRMMI, translated from the exons atgaaagcccaggctcTAGTGGATCAACTAGCTAAAAACCCTGTTGATGATGAATATCAGCCTTTGAGTACTTACTTCCTAGACGAGGAGGTGAATTCAGTCAAGGTAACATCGGAGGACACGAAtacttggaaaatgttcttcaatGGAGCTGTGAACGTAAAAGATGTCGGGATTGGGGCGattttgatctcacccactggtcagcactatccatCCATAGCCCGACTTCAATTTTTTTGCACAACCAACACCatcgagtatgaagcctgcattatgggtatgaatatgGCAATCGACCAAGTTGTTGAAGAACTATTGATCATGGGGGATTCAGatttgattatccgacaagctcatgGTGAATGGGAAACTCAAGATGTCAAGCTTATCCTATATAGGAAACATGTGGAGGATCTTAGTAAACGGTTTAAGTCattcgagttcaggtacattcctcatTTTCACAATGAGTTAGCCGATGCACTCGCTACTTTGGCTTTGATGTTTCC tcacgTGATGAGGGAGATATATGAGCAGTTTAAGATCACACATCGaaattctaccccttatcggaCCAAAACCAATGGTGCTATCGATGCAACAAATAAGAACAACAAGAAGATTCTGAGAATGATGATCTAA